A region from the Pelobates fuscus isolate aPelFus1 chromosome 1, aPelFus1.pri, whole genome shotgun sequence genome encodes:
- the LOC134572697 gene encoding zinc finger protein 3 homolog, translating into MHSSSDHRLTLKSPQSAEMPKDTKQMTEKILKLTLEIICVLTGEDYIVVKKPDDKVKESRSPQHVTENVCKTQKSVLDPTVKSSPYKDTKNRVLEPASQMLDALTEEVPVRCEDVAVIFSMEEWEYLEGHKDLYKDVVGKKNQPLSSGGSDRVNLKMIEETEEDLAITAGGDRDILPTKSSGDTCPGSNHVSQEIMKKSMDFDLDVKISDGPQVERATDDPCTDCDTVNPEIMARKEITCPQRKQDNLDHQKKSNRHDKCAAGGSSDVTSMEASQITPFSLQYIDDGNRSAKDYQSLRDKIFQPSCKEEETPIEISSDGSYTNKTEADHRLVQDCLTKNDPILQESPMEQDDGIFHLQCKEENISIEISPGVSMSLDSLSQGHNFPPECLMNDTSLGKKHPKIKRNCQNVSKQGRSNLEDSALRHRWVSKAPQGELSALTYSSNPIIKFTIGATKDPQGNVQKHLDYECVECGAIFANEFLLGCHQRSHCTDYQGCLTGSSDFMELQDSSRKPSDQYEDVCTGMNQYACPDCGKCFNESSYLLEHQRVHMGERPFACLECGKCFRKKRSLIIHQRIHTGERPFSCPECQKTFTQVSTLLSHRRIHTGEKPFSCSDCGKCFKDKSSLVRHHRIHTGEKPFTCSECGRSFNQITHLVTHQTIYKGECGKHLLFRSKHVSTPKIHRAKSQYVCSDCGKCFSHNSYLIVHQRIHTGEKPFLCSDCGKSFRKNRSLVIHRRTHTGEKPFTCSDCGKCFTQVSSLLSHRRIHTGEKPFSCSDCGKSFKDKSSVVRHYRIHTGEKPFTCSECGKSFSQVAHLVTHQKIHAREKS; encoded by the exons ATGCATTCCAGCAGTGACCATCGCCTGACCTTGAAATCTCCCCAGAGCGCAGAGATGCCCAAGGATACAAAGCAGATGACTGAAAAAATCTTGAAGCTGACTTTGGAGATAATCTgcgtgctgactggagag GACTATATCGTTGTAAAGAAGCCAGATGACAAAGTCAAAGAAAGTAGGAGCCCGCAACATGTTACAGAGAATGTCTGTAAAACCCAGAAATCAGTCTTGGACCCTACAGTAAAATCGTCTCCGTATAAGGATACCAAAAATAGAGTGCTAGAACCCGCTAGCCAAATGCTTGATGCACTGACCGAAGAG GTTCCTGTAAGGTGTGAGGATGTTGCTGTCATTTTCTCCATGGAGGAGTGGGAGTATTTAGAAGGTCACAAGGATCTTTACAAAGACGTGGTGGGGAAGAAAAATCAGCCTCTCAGTTCAGGGG GCTCTGATCGTGTGAACCTTAAAATGATAGAGGAGACAGAGGAGGACTTGGCGATCACTGCGGGAGGTGATCGTGATATTCTTCCAACAAAATCTTCTGGTGATACCTGCCCAGGCTCTAATCATGTGAGCCAGGAGATCATGAAGAAGAGCATGGATTTCGATTTGGATGTGAAAATCTCTGATGGTCCTCAAGTAGAGAGAGCTACAGATGATCCGTGCACAG ATTGTGATACTGTGAATCCTGAAATTATGGCAAGAAAGGAGATTACATGTCCGCAAAGGAAACAAGATAATCTCGATCATCAGAAGAAATCAAACCGCCATGACAAGTGTGCAG CAGGTGGATCCAGTGATGTCACTAGTATGGAAGCCAGTCAGATCACTCCTTTTTCGCTGCAATATATAGACGACGGTAACAGGAGCGCAAAAGATTACCAG TCGCTGCGAGATAAGATATTTCAGCCATCCTGTAAAGAGGAGGAAACGCCTATAGAGATCAGCTCAG ATGGTTCatatacaaataaaacagaaGCCGATCATCGTTTGGTACAGGATTGTTTAACGAAAAATGACCCTATTCTACAGGAATCTCCG ATGGAGCAGGACGATGGTATATTTCATTTACAGTGTAAGGAGGAGAATATTTCTATAGAGATCAGCCCAG GTGTATCTATGAGCTTGGACTCCCTATCTCAAGGACACAATTTTCCTCCTGAATGTCTGATGAATGATACCAGCCTTGGCAAAAAACATCCCAAAATTAAACGCAATTGTCAAAATGTATCAAAACAGGGTAGAAGTAATTTGGAAGACTCTGCTTTACGTCATAGATGGGTCAGCAAAGCCCCACAAGGAGAACTTTCTGCGTTAACATATTCTTCTAATCCCATTATCAAGTTCACAATAGGAGCCACTAAGGATCCCCAAGGAAATGTTCAAAAACACCTGGACTATGAATGTGTTGAGTGCGGGGCCATATTTGCTAATGAATTCCTGCTTGGGTGTCACCAAAGATCCCATTGTACAGACTATCAAGGTTGTTTAACAGGTAGTTCAGATTTCATGGAGCTTCAGGATAGTTCTCGTAAACCTTCAGATCAATATGAGGATGTCTGCACAGGAATGAACCAATATGCATGTCCTGATTGTGGGAAATGTTTCAATGAGAGTTCCTATCTTCTTGAACATCAAAGGGTTCACATGGGGGAAAGGCCATTTGCTTGCCTTGAATGTGGGAAGTGTTTTCGGAAAAAGCGAAGTCTCATTATCCACCAGAGAATCCACACAGGCGAGAGACCATTTTCATGTCCTGAATGTCAAAAAACTTTTACACAGGTTTCAACGCTTCTTTCACATCGGAGAATTCACactggagagaaaccattttcttgCTCAGATTGCGGCAAATGTTTTAAAGACAAGTCATCGCTTGTTAGGCATCACCGAATTCATACAGGGGAAAAACCCTTTACCTGCTCTGAATGTGGAAGAAGTTTCAACCAGATCACCCATCTTGTAACCCATCAGACCATATACAAAGGTGAATGTGGAAAACACTTATTATTTAGGTCAAAACATGTATCGACTCCAAAAATCCATAGAGCAAAGAGTCAGTATGTTTGTTCAGACTGTGGCAAGTGTTTCAGCCACAACTCCTATCTTATTGTCCATCAGCGAATTCATACAGGAGAAAAACCATTTTTGTGCTCAGATTGTGGTAAATCTTTCAGGAAAAACAGAAGTCTTGTGATCCATCGAAGAACGCACACTGGAGAGAAACCATTCACCTGTTCGGACTGTGGAAAGTGCTTCACACAAGTGTCAAGCCTACTCTCTCATCGCAGAATTCACACTGGCGAGAAACCCTTTTCATGTTCTGATTGTGGAAAATCTTTTAAAGACAAATCATCTGTTGTCCGACATTACAGGATtcatacaggagagaaaccattcacaTGCTCTGAATGTGGCAAAAGTTTTTCTCAAGTGGCACATCTTGTCACACATCAGAAAATTCATGCAAGAGAGAAATCATGa